The following nucleotide sequence is from Acidimicrobiales bacterium.
CGCTGGCCGCCGTGGCCGGCGTGCCCGTCGAGGTGGCCGACGAGCGGCTGACGACCGTCACCGCCGACCGGGCCATGCGCCAGGCCGCACCCAAGCGGGGGGCGCGGGACCGGCGGCGGACGATCGACGCCGCCGCGGCCGCGGTCCTCCTCCAGACGTGGCTGGACGGCCGGCGATGAGCGACGGGGGCCCGACCACCGACCGCACGCCCCGCGTCGGGCGCGAGCCCGTGTGGGACGACGGCGGCGGCCAGGTCCGCTGGGAGGTCGACGGCGAGGACTGGGACGACTGGGACGACGACGACTACGTGGTCGTCAAGCCCGAGTCGGGCCGGCTGCGCCGGTTCGGCCTGGTGCTGCTCGGGCTCGTCGTGTTCCTCGGGATCGTCGTCGCCGCCGGGGCCGTGTGGGTGGACCACCGCATCGACCCGCCCGGCGAGCCGGGGAGCGAGGTCGCCGTGCAGGTGCCGGAGGGGGCGACCACGGCCCAGATCGCCGACATCCTCGAGCGGGAGGGCGTGGTCAGCGACAGCACCCTGTTCGGCTACTACGTCCGCTGGAAGTCGGCCGGCCCGTTCCAGGCCGGCGAGTACACGTTCCACCAGAACCTGGCCATGGGCGACGCCGTGCGGGTGCTCGACGCCGGCCCGGCACCGCCCGAGGTCCGCACCGTCACCGTGCCCGAGGGCCTGATCATCCCCGAGATCGTGCAGGCCATCGCCGACGCCGACCCCGAGCTCACCGCCGACGAGCTGAACGGCGCCATCGCCAGCGGCACCATCCGCTCGGCCTACCAGCCGCCCGAGGTGACGAGCCTGGAGGGCCTGATCTTCCCGGACACCTACGAGCTGGCCGAGGACGAGGGCGCCGGCGAGGTGCTGACCCGCATGGTCCGCCAGCTCGACACGGTGGCCGGCGAGCTGGGCATCGACGCCAAGGCGCCGCCGCTCGGGCTCACGGCCTACCAGGCCATCGTCGTCGCCTCGCTGATCGAGGAGGAGGCGAGGGTGCCCGAGGAGCGCCCGATGATCGCCAGGGTCATCTACAACCGGCTGGCCCAGGGCATCCCCCTCGGCATCGACGCCACCTCGGCCTACGAGGCGGTGCTGGCCGGCCGGGACCGCACGGACCTCGACTTCGAGAGCGAGTCGCCCTACAACACCCGGATCCACGCCGGGCTGCCGCCCACGCCCATCGCCGCGCCCGGGCGGGCGTCGATCGAGGCGGCCCTGAACCCGGCCGAGGGGCCCTGGATCTACTACGTGCTCCAGGACCCCGAGCACCACTTCTTCACCGACAGCGCGGCCGAGTTCGAGGAGGCCAAGCAGCGCTGCGCCGAGCTCGGCCTCGGCTGCTGACCCGGCCCGCCGGCCGATGACCGTCGAGCGAGGGCCGGTGCTGGCCGCCGTGCTGGGGTCGCCGGTGGCGCACTCGCGCTCGCCGGCCATCCACAACGCCGCGTTCGCGGCGACGGGCCTCCCGTGGCGGTTCCTCGCCGTCGACGTGCCCGCCGGCGGGGCGGCGGCCGCCCTCGACGCGGCCCGCGCCGTCGGCGTGCGGGGGCTGTCGGTGACGATGCCGCTGAAGGAGGAGGTCGCCGGGCTGGTCGACGACCTGGAGCCGGCCGCGGCCCGGCTGGGCGCGGTGAACTGCGTGACGGTCGAGGGCGACCGGCTGGCCGGGGCCAACACCGACGGCGACGGGCTCGTCGACGCCCTCCGGGCGGCCGGCGTCGACCCGGCCGGCCGCCGGTGCCTGGTGCTCGGCGCCGGCGGGGCGGCCAGGGCCGTCGTGCTCGCGCTGGCGACGGCGGGGGCGGCCGAGGTGGCCGTCGCCGGCCGCACGCCCGCCCGGGTGGAGGCGGCGGCCGCGCTGGCCGGCCCGCTCGGGCGGGTCGCCCCCGGCGCCGACGGGGCCGCAGCGGCCGCCGACCTCGTCGTCAACGCCACCCCCGTCGGGATGGGCGGCGACCCGGCCGTGCCGGTCGACCCGTCGGCCCTCCGGCCCGGCCAGGTCGTCGTCGACCTCGTCTACGACCCCCTCGTCACCCCGCTGCTGGCCGCCGCCGAGCGGGCCGGCGCCACCCCGGTCGGCGGCCTCGGCATGCTCGTCCACCAGGCCGCCCACGCCTTCCGGCGCTGGACCGGCGTCGAGCCGCCGCTGGCCGTCATGGCGGCCGCCGCCCATGCACCGCTGGCCCCCATCGCGAGTGCTTGACTGGACGCCGACGTGCTGTTCCCCACGGTCGAGTTCGCCGTCTTCTTCGTGGTGGTGTTCGTCGTCAGCTGGCTGCTGCGACCGCACCCGGCCGCGTGGAAGGCCTTCATCCTCCTCGCCAGCTACCTCTTCTACGGCTGGTGGGAGGCGCGCTTCGTGCTCCTCCTGGCCGCGTCGTCGGTCGTCAACTGGGTGCTCGGCGGCCT
It contains:
- the aroE gene encoding shikimate dehydrogenase, translated to MTVERGPVLAAVLGSPVAHSRSPAIHNAAFAATGLPWRFLAVDVPAGGAAAALDAARAVGVRGLSVTMPLKEEVAGLVDDLEPAAARLGAVNCVTVEGDRLAGANTDGDGLVDALRAAGVDPAGRRCLVLGAGGAARAVVLALATAGAAEVAVAGRTPARVEAAAALAGPLGRVAPGADGAAAAADLVVNATPVGMGGDPAVPVDPSALRPGQVVVDLVYDPLVTPLLAAAERAGATPVGGLGMLVHQAAHAFRRWTGVEPPLAVMAAAAHAPLAPIASA
- the mltG gene encoding endolytic transglycosylase MltG is translated as MSDGGPTTDRTPRVGREPVWDDGGGQVRWEVDGEDWDDWDDDDYVVVKPESGRLRRFGLVLLGLVVFLGIVVAAGAVWVDHRIDPPGEPGSEVAVQVPEGATTAQIADILEREGVVSDSTLFGYYVRWKSAGPFQAGEYTFHQNLAMGDAVRVLDAGPAPPEVRTVTVPEGLIIPEIVQAIADADPELTADELNGAIASGTIRSAYQPPEVTSLEGLIFPDTYELAEDEGAGEVLTRMVRQLDTVAGELGIDAKAPPLGLTAYQAIVVASLIEEEARVPEERPMIARVIYNRLAQGIPLGIDATSAYEAVLAGRDRTDLDFESESPYNTRIHAGLPPTPIAAPGRASIEAALNPAEGPWIYYVLQDPEHHFFTDSAAEFEEAKQRCAELGLGC